One Gimesia aquarii DNA segment encodes these proteins:
- a CDS encoding RNA polymerase subunit sigma translates to MSGPIVRTGTTPQFWENYDKIFGDSAKKGSKKKAAAKKGSAKKKAAKKTPAKKSPAKKTAKKKAARKKSKK, encoded by the coding sequence ATGAGTGGCCCGATTGTTCGCACAGGTACCACACCACAGTTCTGGGAAAATTACGACAAAATCTTCGGAGACTCTGCCAAAAAAGGGTCTAAAAAGAAAGCCGCTGCCAAAAAGGGGAGTGCAAAAAAGAAAGCTGCCAAAAAAACACCTGCAAAAAAATCACCTGCGAAAAAGACGGCGAAGAAGAAAGCGGCCCGAAAAAAATCTAAGAAATAA
- a CDS encoding pyridoxal phosphate-dependent decarboxylase family protein, producing MSMTAPELQSARTRIHAAYSPDLLSAASQTLSEALTQHARSLQTPDGQVLNWNPPLENIQLALRKLNSHVTSSTEPEVQSQQPKVQEFQQLTQLMLEKGHNLQNPRYIGHQVPASVPLAGLFDAIASVTNQVMAVYEMGPWATAVEIALIKMIGKEIGFPTDKFSGLVTHGGSLANLTGLLAARNLTCPEIWQQGASAKNELMPVILASSDAHYSLTRSAGILGIGTENILKVSLDQQRRMNPLALREIILKCQSENRKIIAVIACACATPIGAFDPLNEIADLCEQFQIWLHVDAAHGGPTCFSQHHHHLTAGLHRADSVVFDAHKMMFMPALCAFLFFKDKAHQSAAFQQQAPYLFDPSAPEIAEYDLGLRTIECTKRANSYGLWGVWSLFGKGLFADLVDVTFETAQIFYEMLEQTTDFEPVHKPECNILVFRYQPDWLQQLSIEQQNLFHFKLRRVIIESGEFYIVHSVIDGQAAFRITVMNPLTTDTHLTKLLETIRQKSNELRTSFPASVQPDHCEQT from the coding sequence ATGTCAATGACAGCCCCTGAATTACAATCGGCAAGAACAAGAATTCATGCTGCTTATTCTCCCGATTTATTGTCTGCAGCTAGCCAGACTTTATCTGAAGCACTCACACAACATGCGCGTTCCCTGCAAACTCCAGACGGTCAAGTTTTGAACTGGAATCCACCGCTTGAAAACATCCAACTGGCATTGCGAAAGTTAAACTCACATGTAACTTCAAGTACAGAACCGGAGGTCCAATCACAACAGCCTAAAGTCCAGGAATTTCAACAGCTCACACAATTGATGTTAGAGAAAGGACACAACTTACAAAACCCCCGATATATTGGTCATCAGGTGCCTGCCTCTGTTCCACTGGCTGGATTGTTTGACGCAATTGCTTCAGTCACGAATCAGGTAATGGCCGTCTATGAAATGGGACCATGGGCCACAGCAGTCGAAATTGCATTAATCAAAATGATCGGTAAAGAAATTGGATTTCCAACCGATAAATTCTCTGGCCTTGTCACACACGGGGGATCACTGGCAAATCTCACTGGTTTATTGGCGGCTCGGAATCTGACGTGCCCCGAAATTTGGCAACAGGGAGCATCAGCTAAGAATGAACTAATGCCTGTCATACTCGCATCCAGCGATGCCCATTATAGCTTGACCCGCTCTGCTGGTATTCTCGGAATCGGTACCGAAAATATTCTCAAAGTCTCTCTGGACCAACAACGCAGGATGAATCCGCTCGCTTTGAGAGAAATAATTTTAAAGTGCCAGAGTGAAAACCGAAAAATCATTGCTGTCATCGCCTGTGCCTGTGCCACACCCATTGGCGCATTTGATCCCCTGAATGAGATCGCTGACTTGTGTGAACAATTTCAAATCTGGTTACATGTAGATGCAGCACATGGCGGTCCAACTTGTTTTTCTCAGCATCATCATCATCTTACTGCAGGACTCCATCGGGCAGACAGTGTGGTCTTCGATGCACATAAAATGATGTTCATGCCCGCGCTATGTGCGTTCTTGTTTTTTAAAGATAAAGCACATCAATCTGCAGCGTTCCAGCAACAGGCTCCCTACTTGTTCGATCCGTCTGCACCTGAGATTGCAGAATATGATTTAGGATTAAGAACAATTGAATGCACCAAACGCGCAAACAGTTATGGCCTTTGGGGAGTCTGGTCACTGTTTGGAAAAGGTCTCTTTGCAGATCTTGTCGATGTCACATTTGAAACCGCACAAATATTTTATGAAATGCTGGAGCAAACGACTGATTTTGAACCTGTACATAAGCCAGAGTGTAATATTCTCGTTTTTCGTTATCAACCAGACTGGTTACAACAACTATCTATAGAACAACAAAACTTGTTTCATTTCAAGTTGAGAAGAGTCATTATCGAATCCGGAGAATTTTATATCGTACACTCGGTCATTGATGGTCAGGCAGCGTTTCGGATTACCGTCATGAACCCACTCACAACCGACACTCATTTGACAAAGCTCTTAGAAACGATTCGTCAAAAAAGTAACGAATTACGAACTTCTTTTCCTGCCTCAGTTCAACCAGATCATTGTGAGCAGACTTGA
- a CDS encoding FtsW/RodA/SpoVE family cell cycle protein, whose translation MSHANIHKIPWSILCCILLLIGCGLAGIARGDELSGQGQFFQKQCVWAFISLLALCSTMVFPYRNLRGISYPLFFVTLLFLVAVFFIPAINGSRRWIPLGFFKFQPSELAKITYILALAHYLMHRKNYRRIPGLIIPFILTCLPVFLILREPDLGTSLLFFPILFAMLFSAGARPRHLITILVLGICTLPLLWLEMNSEQKSRIVALFTQRDGGELPKGDGYHLYQSKQMLALGGVWGSEIAGMPIDDPAAYHLPAGRTDFIFCLVGERFGIMGCLFCLGVFTFLFVRGLQIATATREPFGRLVAVGIVTLLASQTIINTGMTVGLMPITGMTLPLMSYGGTSLLSTCLALGLLMNICMHPGYEMNSEPFRF comes from the coding sequence ATGAGTCACGCAAACATTCACAAAATTCCCTGGTCAATTTTATGCTGTATTCTTTTACTTATAGGATGCGGCCTGGCTGGAATAGCGCGTGGTGACGAACTATCGGGCCAAGGACAATTTTTTCAGAAACAATGCGTCTGGGCTTTCATCTCTTTGCTGGCACTCTGCAGCACAATGGTTTTCCCTTATCGAAATTTACGAGGTATCAGCTACCCCCTTTTTTTTGTAACCCTACTATTTTTAGTTGCCGTCTTTTTTATCCCTGCAATTAATGGTTCACGCCGCTGGATTCCATTAGGTTTCTTTAAATTTCAACCATCAGAACTAGCCAAAATCACTTACATCCTGGCGCTAGCACATTACCTCATGCACCGTAAAAATTATAGACGGATCCCGGGACTAATCATCCCCTTCATTTTGACATGCCTGCCTGTTTTTCTGATTTTACGAGAACCAGATCTGGGAACTTCGCTCTTATTCTTCCCCATCTTATTCGCGATGTTGTTTTCCGCAGGAGCGAGGCCAAGACACCTTATCACAATTCTCGTTCTGGGAATCTGTACTTTACCATTACTTTGGCTCGAGATGAACTCGGAACAAAAATCGAGAATTGTTGCGTTGTTTACCCAACGCGATGGAGGAGAATTACCCAAGGGAGATGGTTATCATCTCTATCAGTCGAAACAGATGTTGGCGTTGGGTGGTGTTTGGGGAAGTGAGATTGCTGGCATGCCCATTGATGATCCCGCTGCTTATCACCTTCCTGCAGGACGGACTGATTTTATCTTTTGTCTGGTCGGCGAACGCTTTGGGATTATGGGCTGCCTGTTTTGCCTGGGAGTCTTTACGTTTTTGTTTGTCAGAGGCTTACAAATCGCTACTGCAACACGCGAGCCATTTGGTCGACTTGTTGCAGTGGGGATTGTCACGCTCCTGGCTTCACAGACAATTATTAACACCGGCATGACAGTCGGACTGATGCCCATTACGGGCATGACTCTCCCCTTAATGAGTTATGGTGGTACCAGTCTGCTGAGCACATGCCTCGCACTCGGTTTGCTGATGAATATCTGCATGCACCCGGGCTATGAGATGAATTCTGAACCCTTTCGTTTCTAA
- a CDS encoding rhomboid family intramembrane serine protease has protein sequence MFYSFRKICAKYPVTAAYIAVAIGLFTAVQIYRVKNTSYGAEAFDDALWKLGAVQPLVFVHDHPLIKEKGYPTGGPFDLWAGEWWRILISGFHHGGILHLLMNCLAIGFLGRLIEPVMRFWVYAAFLILATFISLLPEYYFAHYPVGLSGGAYAMFGLLIYLRKTNADIAAVFTEREITWGCGWLILCFVLTKFNIMHIANAAHLAGFLYGLLAGAVLISRSRFAGTFRFTFIAAHLLIIPCTYLICNPVWNGKYYWYLARHENNLEQRIAYLKQGMELAPGEPKIGAELALSLYQTETVPMNSWKIILQSLNKNRSYDKGVQIARLIWGQFDSDKQKANALKIARNVFGNESDDWLERLNLDSETIAQVDVPLTGESGFPKEEFLFLKEADQQVKPAKPKDLYAPPVDPRSPQSAVEGVTL, from the coding sequence ATGTTTTACTCATTTAGAAAAATCTGTGCGAAATATCCGGTAACTGCAGCATACATTGCGGTGGCAATCGGGTTATTTACTGCTGTTCAGATATATCGAGTCAAAAACACTTCTTACGGAGCAGAGGCGTTTGATGACGCCTTATGGAAATTGGGGGCGGTTCAGCCTTTAGTATTTGTGCATGATCACCCCTTGATCAAAGAGAAGGGTTATCCTACAGGCGGACCCTTTGATCTATGGGCAGGGGAATGGTGGCGGATTCTCATTAGTGGCTTTCATCATGGTGGTATTTTGCATCTGTTGATGAATTGTCTTGCCATCGGTTTTCTGGGGCGCTTAATCGAACCGGTAATGCGATTCTGGGTTTATGCCGCTTTTCTGATCCTGGCGACGTTTATCTCTTTACTCCCGGAATATTATTTTGCTCATTATCCAGTAGGGCTTTCGGGAGGCGCCTACGCGATGTTTGGATTGCTGATTTACCTCAGAAAGACCAATGCAGATATCGCTGCCGTATTTACTGAGAGAGAGATCACCTGGGGGTGTGGCTGGCTGATTTTGTGTTTTGTGTTAACGAAATTCAATATCATGCATATTGCTAACGCAGCACATCTTGCTGGCTTTCTTTATGGTTTACTCGCAGGAGCCGTATTGATCAGTCGTTCCCGATTTGCGGGAACATTTCGGTTTACATTTATTGCTGCACATTTATTAATCATTCCCTGTACCTATTTGATTTGCAATCCCGTTTGGAATGGCAAATATTACTGGTATCTGGCACGCCATGAGAATAACCTTGAGCAACGTATTGCTTATTTAAAGCAGGGGATGGAATTGGCTCCTGGGGAGCCAAAAATTGGAGCGGAATTGGCATTAAGTCTTTACCAGACAGAAACTGTGCCCATGAATTCCTGGAAGATTATTCTTCAATCTTTAAATAAGAATCGTTCCTATGATAAGGGAGTTCAAATTGCTCGATTAATTTGGGGCCAATTTGATTCAGATAAGCAAAAAGCAAACGCGTTAAAAATTGCGAGAAATGTTTTTGGCAATGAATCGGATGATTGGCTGGAACGGCTCAATCTTGACTCAGAGACAATCGCACAGGTAGATGTGCCATTAACAGGGGAATCTGGTTTTCCTAAAGAGGAATTTCTGTTTTTAAAAGAAGCAGACCAGCAGGTGAAACCAGCAAAACCAAAAGATTTATATGCCCCTCCGGTTGATCCCCGGTCACCTCAGAGTGCCGTTGAGGGGGTCACACTATGA
- a CDS encoding DUF2339 domain-containing protein has protein sequence MATALENQNESTNGNPSEEDSEESILVDRFPEALRVSRFTFFTVCILSLSFLLFSSLPLWHTDIWGHLAYGELIWQSGGIPAFEPLVPLSSGIPFIDTAWLSQIFSFQAYQLFGVAGIKFLYAAAITACLGLLLYRIQKRTDSFLWGLLCVIGFLLCDWKQLGIVRPQLAGLLCFVLLFITLNARQWRRFYWFAIPALFVLWANLHGSFPVGLGLIGCFLVGRAVDVGRKSGTWKAMFRDSVTRRYFLLLELSAIAVLVNPYGLRLYTEAFAFSSHPNLAELVEWSPLTLRMYQGKAAALLGLLIVIAYRLTPRRISVAEVLILVGLGTAALWSSRMIIWWAPVAAYYLALHGAAIWGHKRKGLVDEAEENAVHYAGKWTVVSVGMIWICFAVTPIGSRILHGKQVDFEKSVSSTTPIGAVNYLKEKKIEGQLFNSMELGDYLLWDGPENASVFANSHVHLLPQEVWDHYLRIINLGSDGEELLDRYGVNTIVLDLPRRSNLLRRLERSGDWRVGYKDGRSVVLLRNEPIE, from the coding sequence ATGGCCACTGCTTTGGAAAACCAAAACGAATCCACAAATGGGAATCCCAGCGAGGAAGACTCCGAGGAGTCGATACTGGTTGATCGCTTTCCTGAAGCATTGCGAGTATCCCGGTTTACATTTTTTACTGTATGTATTCTGTCATTATCTTTTTTACTGTTTAGCTCGCTTCCGCTCTGGCACACAGATATCTGGGGACATTTAGCTTATGGAGAGTTGATCTGGCAATCAGGCGGTATTCCTGCCTTCGAGCCATTGGTTCCCCTTTCATCGGGAATCCCATTTATCGATACTGCCTGGCTTAGTCAAATCTTTAGTTTTCAGGCTTACCAGTTATTTGGAGTCGCCGGGATTAAATTCCTGTATGCGGCTGCTATCACAGCTTGTCTGGGCTTGCTTCTCTATCGTATTCAAAAAAGAACAGATAGTTTTTTGTGGGGTCTGCTTTGCGTGATCGGGTTTCTCTTGTGTGATTGGAAGCAATTGGGAATAGTACGCCCTCAATTAGCAGGTTTACTCTGTTTTGTTCTACTGTTTATAACACTTAATGCACGTCAATGGCGCAGATTTTACTGGTTTGCGATTCCAGCGCTCTTTGTTTTATGGGCGAATCTGCATGGTTCCTTTCCCGTTGGATTAGGTTTAATCGGCTGTTTTTTAGTCGGTCGTGCCGTTGATGTCGGGAGGAAATCTGGAACATGGAAAGCAATGTTTCGAGACAGTGTGACTCGTAGATATTTCTTGCTGCTAGAGCTGTCTGCCATTGCGGTATTAGTTAACCCTTATGGCTTGCGATTATATACAGAAGCATTTGCTTTCTCGTCTCATCCTAATCTGGCAGAATTGGTCGAATGGAGCCCTTTAACTTTGCGGATGTACCAGGGTAAGGCAGCAGCTTTGCTTGGATTACTGATTGTCATTGCTTACCGTTTGACTCCCCGCAGAATTTCTGTGGCTGAAGTTCTGATTCTTGTGGGACTGGGAACTGCGGCCTTGTGGAGTTCGCGGATGATAATCTGGTGGGCACCAGTCGCCGCTTATTATCTGGCATTACACGGGGCGGCGATTTGGGGGCATAAACGGAAAGGCCTGGTAGATGAGGCCGAAGAGAATGCGGTTCATTATGCGGGGAAATGGACCGTTGTTTCTGTAGGTATGATCTGGATCTGCTTTGCCGTTACTCCGATTGGGTCTAGAATTCTGCACGGTAAGCAAGTTGATTTTGAGAAGAGTGTTTCTTCAACGACGCCGATTGGTGCGGTGAACTATCTAAAAGAAAAGAAAATCGAAGGCCAGCTCTTCAATTCGATGGAGCTCGGCGATTATTTATTGTGGGATGGCCCCGAGAACGCCTCTGTATTTGCAAATTCCCACGTCCATTTGCTTCCACAGGAAGTATGGGATCATTATTTACGCATAATCAATCTCGGGAGTGATGGTGAGGAATTGTTGGACAGATATGGCGTCAACACAATCGTGTTGGATTTACCGCGTCGAAGCAATTTGTTGCGTCGTTTGGAACGTAGTGGAGATTGGCGTGTGGGATACAAAGACGGTCGGTCAGTAGTGTTACTACGAAATGAACCCATTGAGTGA